In Alkalihalobacillus sp. FSL W8-0930, a single window of DNA contains:
- the hisJ gene encoding histidinol-phosphatase HisJ — MLKYDGHIHTPFCPHGTKDELNRYCEQAIKEGLSGITFTEHAPLPENFVDPAPTQDSAMPKSQLYQYIEQVQAVRTQYKDQLTVGVGLEVDFIEGYEKEVTTLLNEVGPMLTDSILSVHFLKVQNQYMCMDFSPELFQEIADLLGSVDAAHQLYYETVHKSVQADLGPYKPKRVGHITLANKFQKRVQPTRSFAKEIDQLLLAIKERGYALDYNLAGLRKPLCKESYPPYDVAVQAASMEIPLIFGSDSHQAKEVSIAWSEYNGIQLSTP; from the coding sequence TTGCTTAAATATGATGGACATATTCACACCCCTTTTTGTCCACATGGTACGAAAGATGAGTTAAATCGGTATTGTGAACAAGCCATTAAGGAAGGGTTATCCGGCATAACATTTACTGAGCATGCCCCTCTTCCTGAAAATTTTGTTGATCCTGCCCCTACTCAGGATAGTGCCATGCCTAAAAGTCAGCTGTATCAATACATTGAACAAGTACAAGCTGTAAGAACACAGTATAAGGATCAACTAACGGTTGGAGTCGGTCTTGAAGTAGACTTTATTGAAGGCTACGAGAAAGAGGTCACTACCTTATTAAATGAAGTTGGACCAATGCTCACAGACAGTATTTTGTCGGTGCATTTTCTAAAGGTGCAAAATCAGTATATGTGTATGGATTTTAGTCCAGAGCTTTTCCAAGAAATTGCCGATTTACTAGGTTCAGTGGATGCCGCTCATCAGTTGTATTACGAAACGGTACATAAGTCAGTCCAAGCTGATTTAGGACCCTATAAACCAAAGCGCGTTGGCCATATTACTCTTGCGAATAAGTTTCAAAAAAGGGTGCAGCCTACTCGGTCATTTGCCAAGGAGATTGATCAACTTCTCCTAGCGATAAAAGAACGTGGGTATGCCCTTGATTATAATCTTGCCGGCTTGCGTAAGCCATTATGTAAAGAAAGCTATCCACCATATGATGTAGCAGTGCAAGCAGCTTCTATGGAAATTCCATTGATTTTTGGATCTGATTCTCACCAAGCAAAGGAAGTATCGATTGCTTGGAGCGAGTATAATGGCATTCAGTTGTCAACTCCATAA
- the rbsB gene encoding ribose ABC transporter substrate-binding protein RbsB gives MKKWLAATGLSTVLLMGACSTESPVSESNDNEGTEGSSEDFTVGFSVSTLNNPFFVTLEEGAEVKASELGLVLVTVDAQDDSSKQISDVEDLIQRGVDLIVINPTDSSAVTAAIEAANNADIPVITVDRGADGGEVVTHIASDNIAGGELAGELMVELVGEGAKVAELEGIPGSSAARERGEGFNNIANESLDVVAKQTANFDRAEGLTVMENILQGNSDIEGVFAHNDEMALGALEAIEAAGQDDIVIIGFDATIDAVEAVGNDRMAGTVAQQPTIIGYEALEAANSVLNGEEVEDFIPVDLELIKK, from the coding sequence ATGAAAAAATGGTTAGCGGCAACAGGACTAAGTACTGTACTACTAATGGGAGCTTGTTCAACTGAATCACCTGTTAGTGAAAGCAATGATAACGAGGGCACAGAAGGTAGCAGTGAAGACTTTACAGTTGGATTTTCAGTGTCTACATTAAATAACCCGTTCTTTGTGACATTAGAAGAAGGAGCGGAGGTTAAGGCATCTGAACTTGGTTTAGTATTAGTGACTGTTGATGCACAGGATGATAGTTCAAAGCAGATCAGTGATGTTGAGGATTTAATTCAACGTGGTGTTGACTTAATTGTTATTAATCCAACAGACTCTTCAGCTGTAACAGCTGCAATTGAAGCAGCAAATAACGCAGACATTCCGGTTATCACAGTAGACCGTGGTGCTGATGGCGGTGAGGTGGTTACACATATCGCCTCAGATAATATCGCAGGAGGAGAGCTTGCAGGTGAACTCATGGTTGAATTAGTTGGTGAAGGTGCTAAAGTGGCTGAACTTGAAGGGATCCCAGGATCTTCTGCTGCACGTGAGCGCGGGGAAGGCTTTAATAATATTGCTAATGAGTCGCTTGATGTAGTCGCGAAGCAAACGGCAAACTTTGACCGCGCAGAAGGATTAACGGTTATGGAGAACATTCTTCAAGGAAACAGCGATATCGAAGGTGTATTTGCTCACAATGATGAAATGGCATTAGGAGCACTTGAAGCCATTGAAGCTGCAGGACAAGATGATATCGTCATTATCGGTTTTGATGCGACAATTGATGCAGTAGAAGCAGTAGGCAACGACCGCATGGCTGGAACAGTTGCACAGCAGCCAACCATTATTGGATATGAAGCATTAGAAGCAGCTAATAGTGTCTTAAACGGCGAGGAAGTTGAAGACTTTATTCCTGTAGATTTAGAGCTTATCAAAAAATAA
- the rbsC gene encoding ribose ABC transporter permease (functions to transport ribose at high affinity; forms a complex with RbsA2C2B): MFANKHMKSLATTLGPFIGLFIIVVIISILNPGFLSFSNLLNVLRQVSINALIAFGMTFVILTGGIDLSVGAILALSGAVTASLLAAGVDPVLAIALGLIIGTGLGAINGLIISKGKVAPFIATLATMTIFRGATLMFTDGKPITGLGDSTLFQMIGGGYFFGIPMPAITMLVSFVILYMVLKKTTFGRRVYAVGGNEEASILSGIKVDRIKIYVYSLTGFLAAVAGVILTSRLNSAQPTAGSMYELDAIAAVVLGGTSLTGGRGWIVGTLIGALIIGVLNNGLNLLGVSSFFQQVVKGSVILLAVLIDRKKTA, from the coding sequence ATGTTCGCAAATAAACATATGAAGTCATTGGCCACCACACTCGGACCATTTATCGGTTTATTCATCATTGTGGTAATCATTAGTATTTTAAATCCAGGGTTTTTATCCTTTTCGAACCTATTAAATGTTCTTAGACAGGTTTCCATTAATGCACTCATCGCTTTTGGGATGACCTTTGTTATTCTAACTGGCGGAATTGACTTATCTGTCGGCGCCATTTTAGCCTTATCAGGTGCAGTTACAGCTTCCTTACTTGCAGCGGGTGTTGATCCTGTTCTTGCAATCGCTTTAGGTCTCATCATTGGGACAGGCCTTGGTGCGATTAACGGATTAATTATTTCTAAAGGGAAGGTTGCTCCGTTTATTGCAACACTTGCAACGATGACGATCTTCCGTGGTGCAACCTTAATGTTTACAGATGGAAAGCCAATCACCGGTTTAGGTGATTCTACGCTTTTCCAAATGATTGGTGGCGGTTACTTTTTTGGAATTCCAATGCCTGCCATTACGATGTTAGTTAGTTTTGTCATCTTATATATGGTTCTTAAGAAAACAACGTTTGGTCGACGGGTCTACGCAGTAGGAGGAAATGAAGAAGCTTCTATCCTTTCTGGTATTAAAGTAGACAGAATTAAAATTTATGTATATTCCTTAACAGGGTTTCTGGCAGCGGTTGCAGGAGTGATTCTTACGTCTCGATTAAATTCTGCTCAACCTACTGCCGGCTCCATGTACGAGCTTGATGCGATTGCTGCTGTTGTACTTGGTGGTACAAGCTTAACCGGAGGTAGAGGATGGATCGTCGGCACATTGATTGGTGCCTTGATCATAGGTGTGTTGAACAATGGGCTTAATTTATTGGGGGTTAGTTCATTCTTTCAACAAGTAGTAAAAGGTAGTGTCATTTTATTAGCGGTATTAATTGACCGCAAAAAAACAGCTTAA
- a CDS encoding sugar ABC transporter ATP-binding protein, whose protein sequence is MIVQMEGIHKSFSGNHVLKDVSFSLEKGEIHALMGENGAGKSTLMKILTGIYSSNEGSISVKGKAVHYKHPKEAELDGIAVIHQELNILPELTVAENLFLGNEQTVGRTGWLKTKEMNRLAEEKLSELGLQVKATERAGRLSVGKQQLIEIAKALMTNADIIIMDEPTAALTDREIDTLFEAVRSLQKKGVTFVYISHRMEEIFSLCGRITILRDGQYVGTKVIANTDFDEIVRMMVGRELGGRYPDHDLNPGETKLEVKGLTRRGEFHDISFSVRSGEIFGIAGLMGAGRSEVVETIFGYRKADDGLIELDGQAIKLGNPSDAIQQGLGFVSEDRKTKGLITDFSIKDNLNLVNLKAISSSGWVQSSKEKQLHDELVQKLGVRASGPNQLAKSLSGGNQQKVVIAKWLGTDPKVLILDEPTRGVDVGAKKEIYLIMNELAKLGVAIIMVSSELPEIIGLSTRAAVMFEGKLMSILDRDDLTEETIMHYATGGDKHVRK, encoded by the coding sequence ATGATTGTTCAAATGGAAGGAATTCATAAATCATTTAGTGGCAACCATGTTCTAAAAGACGTTTCATTTTCCCTTGAGAAGGGAGAAATCCATGCGTTAATGGGTGAAAACGGCGCCGGGAAATCAACATTGATGAAAATTCTCACAGGAATCTACAGCTCCAATGAAGGGTCCATTTCAGTTAAAGGAAAAGCGGTCCATTATAAACATCCAAAAGAAGCAGAGCTAGATGGAATTGCTGTTATTCATCAGGAGTTAAATATATTGCCAGAGTTAACTGTGGCTGAAAACTTGTTCCTAGGGAATGAACAAACGGTTGGACGAACAGGCTGGCTGAAAACAAAGGAAATGAATCGTTTAGCTGAAGAGAAATTAAGTGAGCTCGGCCTTCAAGTGAAAGCAACAGAGCGTGCAGGGAGACTTTCGGTCGGAAAACAACAATTAATTGAAATTGCAAAAGCTCTCATGACAAATGCCGATATTATTATTATGGATGAGCCTACGGCCGCTTTAACGGATCGCGAAATCGATACATTGTTTGAAGCTGTTCGCTCTCTGCAGAAAAAGGGTGTTACCTTTGTTTACATTTCTCATCGGATGGAAGAGATCTTCTCGCTTTGCGGACGCATTACGATTTTAAGAGATGGTCAATATGTTGGCACAAAGGTCATAGCTAACACAGATTTTGATGAGATCGTCCGAATGATGGTTGGACGTGAACTTGGTGGTAGATATCCGGATCACGATCTGAATCCTGGTGAAACGAAGCTTGAAGTGAAAGGGCTTACTCGTAGAGGCGAGTTTCATGATATTTCATTTAGTGTACGCTCAGGTGAGATTTTTGGTATTGCCGGTTTAATGGGGGCTGGAAGATCAGAGGTTGTTGAGACCATTTTTGGTTACCGGAAGGCAGACGATGGACTGATTGAACTTGACGGGCAAGCCATAAAGCTCGGAAATCCATCCGATGCGATCCAACAAGGGTTAGGGTTTGTATCTGAAGATCGTAAAACAAAAGGGTTAATTACGGATTTTTCTATCAAGGATAATCTTAACTTAGTGAATTTGAAAGCGATATCAAGTTCTGGCTGGGTTCAATCATCTAAGGAAAAACAATTGCATGATGAGCTTGTACAAAAGCTTGGTGTTCGAGCTTCGGGACCAAACCAGCTGGCCAAGTCATTAAGTGGTGGGAATCAACAAAAGGTCGTCATTGCTAAATGGCTAGGAACTGATCCGAAGGTACTAATTCTTGATGAACCAACTAGAGGTGTTGATGTTGGTGCCAAAAAAGAAATCTATCTCATTATGAATGAACTAGCAAAACTTGGTGTGGCCATTATTATGGTTTCCTCTGAACTACCAGAAATTATTGGGTTAAGTACTCGAGCGGCCGTTATGTTTGAAGGGAAGTTAATGAGTATTTTGGACCGAGATGATTTAACAGAAGAGACCATTATGCACTACGCCACAGGAGGAGACAAACATGTTCGCAAATAA
- the rbsD gene encoding D-ribose pyranase, giving the protein MKKHGMLNRDIARVLASLGHTDQIVIADCGLPVPQGVECIDLSIKLGVPSFLDVLTELLMDMEVEAFILADEIKTQNSYIHQIFSRQEIPTYYLPHEKLKQETSKAKVIIRTGESTPYANVILRAGVIF; this is encoded by the coding sequence ATGAAAAAACACGGGATGTTAAACCGAGACATTGCAAGAGTGTTAGCTTCACTTGGTCACACAGATCAGATTGTTATTGCTGATTGTGGATTACCTGTACCTCAAGGTGTTGAATGTATCGATTTGTCGATCAAATTAGGTGTACCTAGCTTTTTGGATGTACTTACTGAGCTTTTAATGGATATGGAGGTTGAAGCCTTTATCTTAGCTGATGAAATCAAGACACAGAACTCATACATTCATCAAATTTTCTCTAGGCAAGAGATCCCAACCTACTATTTGCCTCATGAAAAATTGAAACAAGAAACATCTAAGGCAAAGGTGATTATACGCACAGGTGAGAGCACACCTTACGCAAATGTCATCCTCCGCGCAGGAGTCATTTTCTAA
- the rbsK gene encoding ribokinase has translation MGNVTIVGSINMDMVTSTAVFPKQGETIKGESFVTMPGGKGANQAVAAARLGATVRMIGRVGDDPFGKILLDGLANEGVDVSNVEPVTDCSSGIASIILSDQDNRIIITPGANDEVTVEYINQFEQVLADSDIVLIQLEIPLEAVERTLAICQKHQTKVILNPAPAYPLSDTVLSIADYITPNETEYELLFKDSNEYQEKVIMTEGEAGVSWHEAGQRKQVAGHSVQLVDTTGAGDTFNGALAATLANGESLEQSIIYANAAAALSVQALGAQGGMPTYEEVHQYLVKKELT, from the coding sequence ATGGGGAACGTAACAATAGTTGGTAGTATCAACATGGATATGGTGACGAGTACAGCGGTTTTTCCTAAGCAAGGGGAAACGATAAAAGGTGAAAGCTTTGTTACGATGCCAGGCGGCAAAGGGGCAAACCAGGCTGTAGCGGCTGCAAGACTTGGTGCAACGGTACGAATGATCGGTCGAGTGGGGGATGACCCATTTGGCAAGATTCTATTAGATGGTTTGGCAAATGAGGGAGTTGATGTCTCAAATGTGGAACCGGTTACAGATTGTAGCTCGGGTATTGCTTCAATTATTCTCTCGGATCAAGATAATCGAATTATCATAACTCCCGGAGCGAACGACGAAGTAACAGTTGAATACATTAATCAATTTGAACAAGTGTTAGCAGATAGTGATATTGTACTAATCCAATTAGAAATTCCACTCGAAGCTGTTGAAAGAACACTTGCAATCTGTCAAAAGCATCAAACGAAGGTTATCTTAAACCCGGCACCGGCCTATCCGCTATCTGACACTGTGTTATCAATAGCCGATTACATTACGCCAAATGAGACGGAGTACGAGCTGTTATTTAAAGATTCAAATGAGTATCAGGAAAAAGTGATTATGACCGAGGGGGAAGCGGGCGTAAGCTGGCACGAAGCTGGTCAGCGGAAGCAGGTGGCTGGTCACTCTGTACAGCTTGTTGATACCACTGGAGCAGGCGATACATTTAATGGTGCCTTAGCCGCAACGCTTGCAAATGGAGAAAGCCTCGAGCAATCAATTATTTATGCGAATGCAGCAGCAGCACTTTCCGTTCAGGCTTTAGGAGCGCAAGGTGGAATGCCAACATATGAGGAAGTACATCAATATCTAGTAAAGAAGGAGTTAACATGA